The Takifugu rubripes chromosome 3, fTakRub1.2, whole genome shotgun sequence genome contains a region encoding:
- the alas2 gene encoding 5-aminolevulinate synthase, erythroid-specific, mitochondrial, producing MAAFLHHCPFLKSVPKPALRRTGAALLSTAHRCPIIVRQISSIVPSVDDRSISPAKRKADQRRLFAQTSPQVDVSASKGCPFVTSHIGMVKASPEVQEDIQEGLLSSILKGLKDPTLPGSAQVSHLLKDNMVGPSFDYDSFFIEKIAEKKQDHTYRVFKTVNRSAQAFPFAEDYSVPGRDVPQVSVWCSNDYLGMSRHPQVLGAIREALERHGAGAGGTRNISGTSNYHVSLERELAQLHQKDAALVFSSCFVANDSTLFTLAKMLPGCEIYSDAGNHASMIQGIRNSGAKRVIFRHNDSKHLEELLQRADPKMPKIVAFETVHSMDGAICPLEELCDIAHRYGALTFVDEVHAVGLYGAHGAGVGERDNVMHKIDIVTGTLGKAFGCVGGYIASSAALVDTVRSFAAGFIFTTSLPPMVLSGALESVRVLKSPEGQALRRAHQRNVKHMRQLLMDKGLPVVNCPSHIIPIRVGNAEMNTTLCNSLLERHNIYVQAINYPTVPRGEELLRLAPSPHHDPAMMEYFVDKLVEVWQEAGLPLQNPTAASCTFCDRPLHFDLMSEWERSYFGNMEPQYITVAV from the exons ATGGCTGCCTTCCTTCATCACTGCCCCTTCCTGAAGTCCGTCCCAAAGCCGGCTTTGAGGAGAACGGGGGCAGCTCTGCTGTCCACAGCCCACCGGTGCCCCATCATCGTCCGCCAGATCAGCAGCATCGTCCCCTCGGTTGACGACCGCAGCATCTCCCCAGCCAAACGCAAGGCCGATCAGAGGAGGCTGTTCGCTCAGACGTCTCCTCAGGTGGACGTGTCGGCGTCGAAGGGCTGCCCCTTTGTCACCTCCCACATCGGGATGGTAAAAGCCAGCCCGGAGGTGCAGGAGGACATCCAGGAAG GTTTGCTGAGTTCTATACTGAAGGGATTAAAGGACCCGACCCTCCCCGGATCAGCTCAGGTCTCCCACCTGCTGAAGGACAACATGG TTGGCCCCAGCTTCGATTACGACTCGTTCTTCATCGAGAAGATAGCGGAGAAGAAGCAGGACCACACGTACAGAGTCTTCAAGACCGTAAACCGCAGCGCTCAGGCCTTTCCCTTCGCCGAGGACTACTCTGTCCCCGGGCGGGACGTCCCACAGGTGTCGGTCTGGTGCAGCAACGACTACCTGGGGATGAGTCGGCACCCGCAGGTCCTCGGGGCCATCAG GGAGGCGCTGGAGAGGCACGGCGCAGGAGCAGGTGGCACCAGGAACATCTCAGGCACCAGTAACTACCACGTGAGTCTGGAGAGGGAGCTGGCCCAGTTGCACCAGAAGGACGCAGCTctggtcttctcctcctgctttgtTGCAAACGACTCCACCCTCTTCACATTGGCTAAAATGCTCCCGG GCTGCGAGATCTACTCTGACGCAGGGAACCACGCCTCGATGATTCAGGGCATCAGGAACAGCGGAGCGAAACGCGTCATCTTCCGCCACAACGATAGCAaacacctggaggagctgctgcagcgcgCCGACCCCAAGATGCCTAAAATAGTGGCGTTCGAAACCGTGCACTCCATGGACG GTGCCATTTGTCCCCTGGAGGAACTGTGTGACATCGCGCATCGCTACGGAGCGCTAACATTTGTGGATGAAGTTCACGCTGTGGGCCTGTACGGAGCACACGGAGctggagtgggagagagagacaacGTCATGCACAAGATTGACATCGTCACCGGGACACTGG GCAAAGCGTTCGGCTGTGTTGGGGGCTACATCGCCAGCAGCGCCGCCCTGGTGGACACGGTGCGCTCCTTCGCGGCCGGTTTCATCTTCACCACTTCCCTGCCGCCGATGGTCTTGTCCGGAGCTCTGGAGTCTGTCCGGGTCCTGAAGAGCCCTGAGGGGCAGGCGCTCCGCCGGGCTCACCAGAGGAACGTCAAACACATGAGGCAGCTGCTCATGGACAAAGGCCTGCCTGTGGTCAACTGCCCCAGCCACATCATCCCCATCCGG GTGGGCAACGCCGAGATGAACACCACGCTGTGCAACAGCCTGCTGGAGAGGCACAACATCTACGTGCAGGCCATCAACTACCCCACCGTGCCCCGCGGCGAGGAGCTGCTGCGCCTGGCCCCGTCCCCTCATCACGACCCAGCCATGATGGAGTACTTTGTGG ATAAGCTGGTGGAGGTGTGGCAGGAAGCAGGGCTGCCGCTCCAAAACCCCACCGCGGCGTCCTGCACCTTCTGTGACCGCCCGCTGCACTTTGACCTCATGAGCGAGTGGGAGAGGTCTTACTTCGGGAACATGGAGCCTCAGTACATCACCGTAGCTGTGTGA